One genomic window of Candidatus Krumholzibacteriota bacterium includes the following:
- a CDS encoding peptidyl-prolyl cis-trans isomerase, which translates to MKRAVLIAVLVGLALATGCTKREDLVVARVDTRTITVADVENAVLNLEEKYMPENDDLEGRMKVLNHMINKEVMALKALGAGYDKEEWFVEFWDSFRKPFLVAAMMEHQIRRKVTVTDAEVDDYFEKMHWEYTISQIVVPNEDQAWELRQRILDGADFAETARKYSFGAEAEEGGFVGSSNVGRILWWVEEALFGMEEQDVSEPLQTSSGYALIKVHRKRRIVPDDTKEFARARVKAIKEQKGIEEVKARIEKEIGLTFSEQAVTIAYDNLPQDYPMEDVFVNRTITRDNAPVPEIPEQYLDMVICSYLDQTITLADFVDIYTTLGIPERPFRYQGRERVIQVVHKHVFDQVLPDYAEQRAKILEIPEVAATLENRREQFLVYRLYQDQVKDETSVTDREVREYYDENRETLRTQEKRDFSICLVGSEETAGEVSARARRGEKFELLVRDFSQDPSAKENLGRTGMVASGNYPDYDPVAFALPSVGSVSDPFQTARGWAVIKVEQIEQGRVPTYNEAYDTIHKALLEAKSEEVLQEKLEQWKKDYVITIDRDNLAKVELGLTKL; encoded by the coding sequence TTGAAACGAGCCGTACTCATCGCCGTGCTGGTCGGGCTCGCGCTCGCCACGGGGTGCACGAAACGCGAAGACCTCGTCGTCGCGCGGGTCGACACGCGGACGATCACCGTCGCCGACGTGGAGAACGCCGTCCTGAATCTCGAGGAAAAGTACATGCCCGAGAACGACGACCTCGAGGGCAGGATGAAGGTGCTCAATCACATGATCAACAAGGAAGTCATGGCGCTCAAGGCCCTCGGCGCGGGGTACGACAAGGAGGAGTGGTTCGTCGAGTTCTGGGACTCCTTCCGCAAGCCCTTCCTCGTGGCGGCGATGATGGAGCACCAGATCCGCCGCAAGGTCACGGTGACCGACGCGGAGGTCGACGACTACTTCGAGAAGATGCACTGGGAGTACACGATCAGCCAGATCGTCGTGCCGAACGAGGACCAGGCATGGGAGCTCAGGCAGCGCATCCTCGACGGCGCCGATTTCGCCGAGACGGCGCGGAAGTACTCCTTCGGCGCCGAGGCGGAGGAGGGCGGCTTCGTCGGATCGAGCAACGTCGGACGCATCCTCTGGTGGGTCGAGGAGGCGCTCTTCGGCATGGAGGAGCAGGATGTCTCCGAGCCGCTCCAGACCTCGTCCGGCTACGCGCTGATCAAGGTGCACCGCAAGCGGCGTATCGTCCCCGACGACACGAAGGAGTTCGCCCGCGCCCGCGTGAAGGCGATCAAGGAGCAGAAGGGGATCGAGGAGGTCAAGGCGCGGATCGAGAAGGAGATCGGGCTGACCTTCTCCGAGCAGGCCGTCACGATCGCGTACGACAATCTCCCGCAGGACTACCCGATGGAGGACGTCTTCGTCAACCGGACGATCACGCGCGACAACGCACCGGTCCCGGAGATCCCCGAGCAGTACCTCGACATGGTGATCTGCTCCTATCTCGACCAGACGATCACGCTGGCCGACTTCGTTGACATCTACACGACGCTCGGCATCCCCGAGCGCCCCTTCCGCTACCAGGGCAGGGAGCGGGTCATCCAGGTCGTCCACAAGCACGTCTTCGACCAGGTGCTGCCCGACTACGCCGAGCAGCGCGCGAAGATCCTCGAGATCCCCGAGGTGGCCGCGACCCTCGAGAACCGCCGCGAACAGTTCCTCGTCTACCGGCTCTACCAGGACCAGGTGAAGGACGAGACCTCCGTCACCGACCGCGAGGTGCGCGAGTACTACGACGAGAATCGCGAGACGCTCCGCACGCAGGAAAAGCGCGACTTCTCGATCTGCCTGGTCGGCTCCGAGGAGACGGCCGGGGAGGTGTCGGCGCGGGCCCGCCGCGGCGAGAAGTTCGAGCTTCTCGTCCGCGATTTCTCGCAGGATCCGAGCGCCAAGGAGAATCTCGGCAGGACCGGCATGGTCGCTTCCGGCAACTATCCCGACTATGACCCCGTGGCGTTCGCCCTGCCCTCCGTGGGCTCCGTCTCCGACCCCTTCCAGACCGCCCGCGGCTGGGCGGTAATCAAGGTCGAGCAGATCGAACAGGGCCGGGTACCGACGTACAACGAGGCGTACGACACGATCCACAAGGCCCTGCTCGAGGCGAAGAGCGAGGAAGTCCTCCAGGAGAAGCTCGAGCAGTGGAAGAAAGACTACGTCATCACGATCGACAGGGACAACCTCGCGAAGGTCGAGCTCGGTTTGACGAAGCTCTGA
- a CDS encoding peptidylprolyl isomerase, producing the protein MREIPPGAIVRVGERVLTVDELDRLLPEGERVPFDDAERRRFVDRWVDTELLHQEAIRRRLGDDPRVQARRAALEQEYLADHLLTIELRERTSVTEEEVERYFEEHREEYLYEYRVSHILVNTLEEARQVQALLETNSFEWVANRHSVDPVAKRGGDLGYLTKGNMVPEFENVIFRMTPGEVSGPVRSDFGFHIIKLVGIREAYVKVGLEEVRERIMNTLVVRKRERAYGEFLDELRRRSEIEYADSAYAVPAFADTAASGGTEVN; encoded by the coding sequence GTGCGCGAGATCCCGCCGGGCGCGATCGTCCGCGTGGGCGAACGCGTGCTGACCGTCGACGAACTCGACCGCCTGCTCCCCGAGGGAGAGCGGGTCCCCTTCGACGACGCCGAGCGCAGGCGGTTCGTCGACCGCTGGGTCGACACCGAGCTCCTCCACCAGGAGGCGATCCGGCGCCGCCTGGGGGACGATCCGCGCGTCCAGGCGCGGCGTGCGGCCCTCGAGCAGGAGTATCTCGCCGACCACCTGCTCACCATCGAGCTGCGCGAGCGGACGAGCGTGACCGAGGAGGAGGTCGAGCGCTATTTCGAGGAGCACCGGGAGGAATACCTCTACGAGTACCGGGTCAGCCACATCCTCGTGAACACGCTCGAGGAGGCGCGCCAGGTCCAGGCGCTTCTCGAAACGAACAGCTTCGAGTGGGTGGCGAACCGCCACTCGGTCGATCCGGTGGCGAAACGCGGCGGCGATCTCGGGTATCTCACCAAGGGGAACATGGTCCCCGAGTTCGAGAACGTCATATTCCGGATGACGCCCGGCGAGGTCAGCGGACCGGTCCGGAGCGATTTCGGGTTTCACATCATCAAGCTGGTGGGGATCCGCGAGGCCTACGTCAAGGTCGGGCTCGAGGAGGTCCGCGAGCGGATCATGAACACCCTCGTCGTCCGCAAGCGCGAGCGGGCCTACGGGGAGTTCCTCGACGAGCTCCGGCGACGGTCGGAGATCGAGTACGCGGACTCGGCGTACGCGGTCCCCGCTTTCGCCGACACTGCCGCCTCGGGCGGCACGGAGGTGAACTGA
- a CDS encoding peptidylprolyl isomerase has translation MTRIMATAVLAGVLLLSAADPARAQEGELVDRVAAVVEDRAVMRSDVEIELRRYVMESGKQRLDADEEKAARSEILESLIADLLMTVHAEKLGVEVAEDEVEQRLNETIDNFKRQIGGDEAFQSQLEREGMTLEQLSATYREKIRANLLIRRLLRQEVMSSVAVTEGEIRRYYREHANELPTRPATVTLSHIKIVPAISERAAERSRGTIDSIMARLDAGEEFEELARTCSDCPSAAYGGSLGYAKLADYNSPAFEEAVRALTVGEVSRPVFTRFGWHVIRLEDVRGEEVLLRHILSRVESGEADVERAARLAEAVRDSLLAGADFAAMAACHSDDPDTREEGGFIGEVPMENLPEHIREIVAGVPDGGIAPLIKEQDGFRILRVLGRTPPRPFTFEESKDELRRVIENRKVQERLQGYVDDLKAIYYVDVKEGGAG, from the coding sequence ATGACGAGGATCATGGCGACGGCGGTTCTGGCCGGCGTACTCCTCCTGTCCGCGGCCGATCCGGCCCGGGCGCAGGAAGGGGAGCTCGTCGACCGCGTTGCCGCGGTCGTCGAGGACCGGGCCGTCATGCGGAGCGACGTCGAGATCGAGCTGCGCCGGTACGTCATGGAGTCCGGCAAGCAACGCCTCGACGCCGACGAGGAAAAGGCGGCGCGGAGCGAGATCCTCGAGAGCCTGATCGCCGATCTCCTCATGACCGTCCACGCCGAGAAGCTCGGCGTCGAGGTGGCCGAGGATGAGGTCGAGCAGCGGCTGAACGAGACGATCGACAACTTCAAGCGCCAGATCGGCGGCGACGAGGCCTTCCAAAGCCAGCTCGAGCGGGAGGGAATGACGCTCGAGCAGCTCTCGGCGACCTATCGCGAGAAGATCCGCGCCAACCTCCTCATCCGCCGCTTGCTGCGGCAGGAGGTGATGAGCAGCGTCGCCGTGACCGAGGGCGAGATCCGCCGCTACTACCGCGAGCACGCAAACGAGCTTCCGACGCGCCCGGCGACGGTGACCCTCTCGCACATCAAGATCGTCCCGGCAATCTCCGAGCGCGCGGCGGAGCGTTCCCGCGGGACGATCGACAGCATCATGGCCCGGCTCGATGCCGGCGAGGAGTTCGAGGAGCTCGCCCGCACCTGCTCCGACTGTCCGAGCGCCGCCTACGGGGGCAGCCTCGGCTACGCGAAGCTCGCCGACTACAACAGCCCCGCCTTCGAGGAGGCCGTCCGCGCCCTCACCGTCGGCGAGGTCAGCCGGCCGGTCTTCACCCGGTTCGGCTGGCACGTCATCCGGCTCGAGGACGTTCGCGGCGAGGAGGTGCTCCTGCGCCACATCCTCTCCCGCGTGGAGAGCGGCGAGGCCGACGTCGAGAGGGCGGCGCGCCTGGCCGAGGCGGTGCGGGACAGCCTCCTAGCGGGGGCGGACTTCGCCGCGATGGCGGCCTGCCACTCCGACGATCCCGACACGCGCGAGGAGGGGGGCTTCATCGGCGAGGTGCCGATGGAGAACCTCCCCGAGCACATCCGCGAAATCGTCGCCGGGGTGCCGGACGGCGGGATCGCCCCGCTCATCAAGGAGCAGGACGGCTTCCGCATCCTCAGGGTCCTCGGCCGCACGCCCCCCCGCCCCTTCACCTTCGAGGAATCGAAGGACGAGCTCCGGCGCGTCATCGAGAACCGCAAGGTGCAGGAGCGGCTCCAGGGCTACGTCGACGACCTCAAGGCGATCTACTACGTCGACGTGAAGGAGGGTGGCGCGGGATGA
- a CDS encoding RNA-binding S4 domain-containing protein encodes MRIDLFLKALCLVKTRSQARKGIDDGHVSVNGRPVKPGREIRAGDVVEIRWPHRTLAVEVLEVPAAQIAKKDRDRWLRTIRDVRTGPMEGWHV; translated from the coding sequence ATGAGGATCGATCTCTTCCTCAAGGCGCTCTGCCTCGTCAAGACGAGGAGCCAGGCGAGGAAGGGGATCGACGACGGCCACGTCTCGGTGAACGGGCGGCCCGTGAAGCCCGGGCGCGAGATCCGCGCGGGGGACGTCGTCGAGATCCGCTGGCCGCACCGGACCCTCGCCGTCGAGGTGCTCGAGGTGCCGGCGGCGCAGATCGCGAAAAAGGACCGGGACCGCTGGCTGCGGACGATCCGCGACGTGCGGACCGGGCCGATGGAGGGGTGGCATGTCTGA
- the pdxA gene encoding 4-hydroxythreonine-4-phosphate dehydrogenase PdxA encodes MSERPVRLALTIGDPGGIGPELAAAAIAGEARGDAELCVIGSAAALARALSGAAGGPPPVVTAKTWVAGPATRGDTTVIDTAAGLDPPAGRPSREGGLVAGRAIEKAVELAATGAVDGIVTGPVSKEGLSLAGYPFRGHTDMLASLLGAPDCQMMMVAGRLRIVILTRDIPLADVPGLITRERIDTGVRVTAAALTELWGIEEPRIAVAALNPHGGDGGLNGREELDTVAPALEALVLEGFRVGGPIPADTLFHRWEEKGWDAFVALYHDQGMIPFKMGGFAGGVNMTIGLPTVRTSVCHGTAYDIAGRGEADTGSIEAAVRLAVECCRARRGGEDEP; translated from the coding sequence ATGTCTGAACGGCCGGTGCGTCTCGCGCTCACGATCGGCGATCCGGGCGGGATCGGCCCGGAGCTGGCCGCCGCCGCCATCGCCGGCGAGGCGCGGGGCGACGCCGAGCTCTGCGTGATCGGTTCGGCGGCGGCGCTCGCCCGGGCGCTTTCCGGGGCGGCCGGGGGGCCGCCGCCCGTCGTCACGGCCAAGACGTGGGTCGCCGGCCCGGCGACCCGCGGCGACACGACCGTCATCGACACGGCGGCGGGGCTGGACCCGCCGGCGGGGCGGCCCTCGCGCGAGGGGGGGCTCGTCGCCGGCCGGGCGATCGAGAAGGCCGTCGAGCTCGCCGCGACCGGGGCGGTCGACGGGATCGTCACCGGACCGGTCTCCAAGGAGGGGCTTTCCCTCGCCGGCTATCCCTTCCGCGGACACACCGACATGCTCGCCTCGCTCCTCGGCGCCCCCGACTGCCAGATGATGATGGTGGCGGGGCGGCTCCGCATCGTCATCCTCACGCGGGACATTCCTCTCGCCGACGTGCCGGGGCTGATCACGCGGGAGCGGATCGACACGGGCGTCCGCGTGACCGCGGCCGCCCTCACGGAGCTGTGGGGGATCGAGGAGCCGCGGATCGCCGTCGCCGCCCTCAATCCGCACGGGGGGGACGGCGGGCTGAACGGACGCGAGGAGCTGGACACGGTCGCTCCCGCGCTCGAGGCGCTCGTGTTGGAGGGATTCCGGGTCGGCGGGCCGATACCGGCCGACACCCTCTTCCACCGGTGGGAGGAGAAGGGGTGGGACGCCTTCGTGGCGCTCTACCACGACCAGGGGATGATCCCCTTCAAGATGGGCGGGTTCGCCGGCGGGGTGAACATGACGATCGGGCTGCCCACCGTGCGGACCTCCGTCTGCCACGGGACGGCCTACGACATCGCGGGCAGGGGCGAGGCCGACACGGGGAGCATCGAGGCGGCCGTCCGTCTCGCCGTCGAATGCTGCCGTGCGCGCCGCGGCGGAGAGGACGAGCCATGA
- a CDS encoding ATP-binding cassette domain-containing protein, with amino-acid sequence MTHERRIIAGVYHLSKTLGRHFSLADINFQVANGEFVFLVGPSGAGKSTLLRMLYMDDFPTAGQVVVGPYVSTRMHRKTVPHLRRRIGIIFQDFRLIEDRSVFENVALAMQVTGTGMGEIKRQTTDILTRVGLYHKRYESPSTLSGGEQQRVAIARAVANRPAILLADEPTGNLDAVQTKNVLEILFKFNAGGTAVLMATHDIDLVRSFGQRILYLEEGRIVRDTEPVYIGDLRDRVEDSRVARDADRLAGRDITGDGEKKR; translated from the coding sequence ATGACCCACGAGCGCCGCATCATCGCGGGGGTCTACCACCTCTCGAAGACCCTCGGCCGGCATTTCTCCCTCGCGGACATCAATTTCCAGGTGGCCAACGGCGAGTTCGTCTTCCTCGTCGGGCCGAGCGGGGCGGGGAAGAGCACCCTGCTCAGGATGCTCTACATGGACGACTTCCCCACGGCGGGGCAGGTCGTCGTGGGGCCCTACGTCTCCACGCGGATGCACCGCAAGACCGTCCCGCACCTGCGGCGCCGGATCGGGATCATCTTCCAGGATTTCCGTCTCATCGAGGACCGCAGCGTCTTCGAGAACGTCGCCCTCGCCATGCAGGTGACCGGAACGGGCATGGGGGAGATCAAGCGGCAGACGACCGACATCCTCACGCGCGTCGGGCTCTACCACAAGCGGTACGAATCGCCGTCGACCCTCTCCGGCGGCGAGCAGCAGCGGGTGGCGATCGCCCGCGCCGTGGCGAACCGCCCGGCGATCCTCCTCGCCGACGAACCGACGGGCAACCTCGACGCCGTGCAAACGAAGAACGTCCTCGAGATCCTCTTCAAGTTCAACGCGGGCGGGACGGCGGTGCTCATGGCGACGCACGACATCGACCTCGTCCGCTCCTTCGGCCAGCGGATCCTCTACCTCGAGGAGGGGCGCATCGTCCGCGACACCGAGCCGGTCTACATCGGCGACCTGCGCGACCGCGTCGAGGATTCCCGCGTCGCCCGCGACGCCGACCGGCTCGCCGGCCGCGACATCACCGGCGACGGGGAGAAGAAGCGATGA
- a CDS encoding ABC transporter permease, with the protein MNANGIRYVVDESFKMLARRKGANAVSTIIMGLSLLILVVFLLVTLNIAGFIDRTSEELRVYVYLRDGIDEDTSRAIQFRLLGMDGVREVVFVSRDEALEEFREALGGESDLLDALEENPLPDAYRVQLRQDRIRSPILGSFAEAVGGWEGVEEVRYGKRWFERGEKLVRGFYAIDLGLGLIVFLSVVFVISNTVRLTILQRRRTIDVMKYVGATNAYIRTPFVVEGAAQGAAAAVMAIGLLLGIHLFALRYLPGIVFFRWDAVAGFVLFCALLGALGSVAAMRRFLRL; encoded by the coding sequence ATGAACGCGAACGGCATCCGGTACGTCGTCGACGAATCCTTCAAGATGCTCGCCCGCCGGAAGGGGGCCAACGCCGTCTCGACGATCATCATGGGGCTCTCCCTCCTGATCCTCGTCGTCTTCCTCCTCGTCACGCTGAACATCGCCGGCTTCATCGACCGGACCAGCGAGGAGCTCCGCGTCTACGTCTATCTCCGCGACGGGATCGACGAGGACACTTCCCGCGCGATCCAGTTCCGCCTGCTCGGCATGGACGGTGTGCGGGAGGTCGTCTTCGTCTCGCGGGACGAGGCGCTCGAGGAGTTCCGCGAGGCCCTCGGCGGGGAGAGCGACCTGCTCGACGCGCTCGAGGAGAACCCCCTTCCCGACGCCTACCGCGTCCAGCTCAGGCAGGACCGCATCCGGAGCCCGATCCTCGGCTCCTTCGCCGAGGCGGTCGGCGGATGGGAGGGCGTCGAGGAGGTCCGCTACGGCAAGCGGTGGTTCGAGCGCGGCGAGAAGCTCGTCCGCGGATTCTACGCGATCGACCTCGGCCTCGGGCTCATCGTCTTCCTCTCGGTGGTCTTCGTCATCTCCAACACGGTCCGTCTCACCATCCTGCAGCGGCGGCGGACGATCGACGTGATGAAATACGTCGGGGCCACGAACGCCTACATCCGGACCCCCTTCGTCGTCGAGGGCGCCGCGCAGGGCGCGGCGGCGGCGGTGATGGCGATCGGCCTCCTCCTCGGGATCCACCTCTTCGCCCTGCGGTACCTCCCGGGGATCGTCTTCTTCCGGTGGGACGCCGTCGCGGGCTTCGTTCTCTTCTGCGCCCTGCTCGGGGCGCTGGGGAGCGTCGCGGCGATGCGGCGGTTCCTCAGGCTGTAA
- a CDS encoding peptidoglycan DD-metalloendopeptidase family protein: MFSPRTALVLLLLVAAAALPALAQEEGLDGKIRDKESELQRLRREIAEQRRTIAGIEAQEKDTAGLIRRLEEEARLTRSLLAGLGEKEELLAAQADTLRRAIDVNEAVYRFRLGTLARRLREMYKDGTRRTWQELLGARDFGDLLQRWKFLSLIAERDAGLISDVRERRAEIERQEAEVTEVLHEVSVSRREKEGELGRLDENERKRRRALADLRGRRAAHEKRAEELAAAESQLQDLIEILEARRAERAKAWGEYGEADFTALRGRMTRPADGRTVRPFGKYTHPEFKTVTFNTGIDIETRPGSPVKAVARGRVEYADVLPGYGDCIILNHGGGWYTLYAHTTTVFVAQGEQVERGSVIAEAGGGEVAVPLHFEVRQSKKALDPAEWLGR; encoded by the coding sequence ATGTTCTCTCCGCGGACGGCACTCGTCCTCCTCCTCCTTGTCGCCGCCGCGGCCCTCCCGGCGCTCGCCCAGGAGGAGGGGCTCGACGGGAAGATCCGCGACAAGGAGAGCGAGCTGCAGCGGCTGCGGCGGGAGATCGCCGAGCAGCGACGCACGATCGCCGGGATCGAGGCGCAGGAGAAGGACACCGCCGGCCTGATCCGCCGCCTCGAGGAGGAGGCGCGTTTGACGAGGAGCCTCCTCGCCGGCCTCGGCGAGAAGGAGGAACTGCTCGCCGCGCAGGCCGACACGCTCCGCCGGGCGATCGACGTCAACGAGGCGGTCTACCGCTTCCGCCTCGGCACGCTCGCGCGCCGGCTCCGGGAGATGTACAAGGACGGCACCCGGCGGACGTGGCAGGAGCTTCTCGGGGCCAGGGATTTCGGCGACCTGCTCCAGCGCTGGAAATTCCTTTCCCTGATCGCCGAGCGGGACGCCGGGCTCATCAGCGACGTGCGCGAGCGCCGGGCGGAGATCGAGCGGCAGGAGGCGGAGGTCACCGAGGTCCTCCACGAGGTCTCCGTCTCCCGCCGGGAGAAGGAGGGGGAACTGGGACGGCTCGACGAGAACGAGCGCAAGCGCCGGCGCGCCCTGGCCGATCTCCGGGGGCGGCGGGCGGCGCACGAGAAGCGGGCCGAGGAGCTCGCCGCCGCCGAGTCGCAGCTCCAGGACCTCATAGAGATCCTCGAGGCGCGGCGCGCCGAGCGGGCCAAGGCGTGGGGAGAATACGGCGAGGCGGATTTCACGGCGTTGCGCGGGCGGATGACCCGCCCGGCCGACGGGCGGACGGTGCGTCCCTTCGGCAAGTACACGCACCCCGAGTTCAAGACGGTGACCTTCAACACGGGGATCGACATCGAGACGCGGCCCGGTTCGCCGGTGAAGGCGGTAGCGCGCGGACGGGTGGAGTACGCCGACGTCCTCCCCGGCTACGGCGACTGCATCATCCTCAACCACGGCGGCGGCTGGTACACCCTCTACGCCCACACGACGACGGTCTTCGTCGCGCAGGGGGAGCAGGTCGAGCGGGGCTCGGTCATCGCCGAGGCGGGGGGCGGCGAGGTTGCGGTCCCGCTCCATTTCGAGGTCAGGCAGTCGAAGAAGGCGCTCGATCCGGCCGAGTGGCTCGGCCGGTGA
- a CDS encoding DNA polymerase III subunit: MDNLRAAAMIEEAQPRVSARLRAMLAADTLPHALLFSGPDGAGKELAAIGLAARLQSASPAGDGALGELAALRVGALEHPDVHLVFPVPYGDLSKTIPVVVESRREDLFNEGEFAGRARSIGIEQIRRVIEAVSRAPFEGRRSVVLLFDAHLATVEAQNAFLKLLEEPPGSAVLVVTTARTDRLLPTILSRCQEIRFDPVASGDVARFLEMFRSVEREEAARIAALADGNLRRGIRLLDERHLAIHRDAAGILQLVLEGKARALIGEAEGAAREYTREEARELLGEIAAMARLLMRGEAGAVPAGVAAAAGEAGTRAWGADLGRIEGAVRSIDGNADLELTLSQLLLDLVGKWY, from the coding sequence ATGGACAACCTGCGGGCGGCGGCGATGATCGAGGAGGCGCAGCCGCGGGTTTCGGCCCGGCTGCGCGCGATGCTCGCCGCGGACACCCTGCCGCACGCGCTGCTCTTCTCCGGCCCGGACGGCGCGGGGAAGGAACTGGCCGCGATCGGGCTCGCCGCGCGTCTCCAGAGCGCGAGCCCGGCCGGCGACGGCGCGCTCGGCGAGTTGGCCGCCCTCCGCGTCGGCGCGCTCGAGCACCCCGATGTCCACCTCGTCTTCCCCGTCCCCTACGGCGACCTCTCCAAGACGATCCCGGTGGTGGTCGAGAGCCGCCGCGAGGACCTCTTCAACGAGGGGGAGTTCGCGGGCCGCGCCCGGAGCATCGGCATCGAGCAGATCCGCCGCGTCATCGAGGCCGTCTCCCGCGCGCCCTTCGAGGGGCGGCGGTCGGTCGTGCTCTTGTTCGACGCGCATCTTGCCACCGTCGAGGCCCAGAACGCCTTCCTCAAGCTCCTCGAGGAGCCGCCCGGCTCGGCCGTCCTCGTCGTGACGACGGCCCGCACCGACCGGCTGCTTCCCACGATCCTCTCGCGCTGCCAGGAGATCCGCTTCGATCCGGTGGCGTCCGGGGACGTCGCCCGCTTTCTCGAGATGTTCCGCTCGGTGGAGCGGGAGGAGGCCGCGCGCATCGCCGCGCTCGCCGACGGCAACCTGCGCCGGGGGATACGCCTTCTCGACGAGCGCCACCTCGCGATCCACCGCGACGCGGCCGGGATCCTCCAGCTCGTCCTCGAGGGGAAGGCGCGGGCGCTCATCGGCGAGGCAGAGGGTGCGGCACGGGAGTACACGCGCGAGGAGGCCCGCGAGCTCCTCGGGGAGATCGCGGCGATGGCCCGGCTCCTCATGCGGGGCGAGGCGGGCGCCGTCCCCGCCGGGGTCGCGGCCGCCGCCGGCGAGGCCGGAACGCGCGCCTGGGGGGCCGACCTCGGGCGGATCGAGGGAGCCGTCCGATCGATCGACGGCAACGCGGACTTGGAACTGACGCTTTCACAACTCCTTCTTGATTTGGTCGGCAAGTGGTACTAG
- a CDS encoding stage 0 sporulation family protein encodes MELVEVQFKAQRKEFFRNERALYLRVGNHCVVQADRGEDMGLIISITSAGSTDVEVVSKEVLRHATDRDVEKLEEIRETEKDALRVCQEKVAEHRLPMKLVDVEYQFDGNKITFYFTSNGRIDFRELVKDLAGVFRTRIDLRQIGVRDEARRFDGMGMCGRRLCCSTFLKDFEPVTLKMAKDQNLPLTPTKISGACGRLMCCLAYELGDYKDLRKGIPKIGSKIRIFGGEHRIEKFSIFRQSVILSDPDGNTVEVRLDDFRGEIARPETAAAEKPAPERKEPAAPAAAPPGGGAPAAGGTAPPREGQETTDRPRSGRRRPRRRGGQRGRQKKREGQ; translated from the coding sequence ATGGAGCTCGTCGAGGTCCAGTTCAAGGCGCAGCGCAAGGAGTTCTTCCGGAACGAGCGGGCGCTCTACCTGCGCGTGGGCAACCACTGCGTCGTCCAGGCGGACCGGGGCGAGGACATGGGCCTCATCATCTCGATCACCAGCGCCGGCTCGACCGATGTCGAGGTGGTCTCCAAGGAGGTGCTCCGGCACGCGACCGACCGCGACGTCGAGAAGCTCGAGGAGATCCGCGAGACGGAGAAGGACGCGCTCCGTGTCTGCCAGGAGAAGGTGGCCGAGCACCGGCTGCCGATGAAGCTCGTCGACGTCGAGTACCAGTTCGACGGCAACAAGATCACCTTCTACTTCACCTCCAACGGGCGCATCGACTTCCGCGAGCTCGTCAAGGACCTCGCCGGCGTCTTCCGCACGCGGATCGACCTCCGGCAGATCGGCGTCCGCGACGAGGCGCGGCGCTTCGACGGCATGGGGATGTGCGGGCGGCGGCTCTGCTGCTCCACCTTCCTCAAGGATTTCGAACCGGTCACCCTGAAGATGGCGAAGGACCAGAACCTGCCCCTCACCCCGACGAAGATCTCCGGGGCGTGCGGCCGGCTGATGTGCTGCCTCGCCTACGAGCTCGGCGACTACAAGGACCTCCGCAAGGGGATTCCCAAGATCGGGAGCAAGATCCGCATCTTCGGCGGCGAGCACCGGATCGAGAAATTCAGCATCTTCCGGCAATCCGTCATCCTCTCCGACCCCGACGGGAACACCGTCGAGGTGCGGCTCGACGACTTCCGCGGCGAGATCGCCCGGCCCGAGACCGCGGCGGCGGAAAAGCCCGCCCCGGAACGGAAGGAACCGGCCGCTCCGGCGGCCGCCCCGCCCGGCGGAGGCGCCCCGGCGGCCGGCGGGACGGCGCCGCCGCGCGAGGGACAGGAAACGACGGACAGGCCGCGCTCCGGCCGGCGGCGCCCCCGGCGCCGTGGCGGCCAGCGGGGACGACAGAAGAAACGAGAAGGACAGTGA